The following coding sequences lie in one Loxodonta africana isolate mLoxAfr1 chromosome X, mLoxAfr1.hap2, whole genome shotgun sequence genomic window:
- the SPRY3 gene encoding protein sprouty homolog 3: protein MDAAMTDDFQQVLPIEQLRSTHASNDYVERPPAPCKQTLSSPSLIVQTHKSDWSLATMPTALPRSLSHCHQLQPLPQHLSQSSIASSMSHSTTASDQRLLVSITPSPSGQSIIRTQPGAGAHPKVDGALKGEAEQSAVHPSEHLFICEECGRCKCVPCTAARPLPSCWLCNQRCLCSAESLLDYGTCLCCVKGLFYHCSTDDEDNCADEPCSCGPSSCFIRWAAMSLISLFLPCLCCYLPTRGCLHLCQQGCDSLRRPGCRCKRHTNTVCRKISSGGSAPFPKAQEKSV from the coding sequence ATGGATGCTGCAATGACAGATGATTTCCAACAAGTTCTGCCTATTGAACAGCTGCGCTCTACTCATGCTAGCAATGATTATGTGGAGCGGCCTCCGGCGCCCTGTAAGCAGACCCTCTCCAGCCCTTCCCTTATTGTGCAAACCCACAAATCTGATTGGTCCCTGGCTACCATGCCTACTGCTCTCCCCCGCAGTCTCAGCCATTGCCATCAATTGCAGCCCTTGCCTCAGCATCTGAGCCAATCTAGCATTGCCAGCTCGATGTCCCATAGCACCACTGCCTCTGATCAAAGGCTCTTGGTCAGCATTACACCCTCACCTTCAGGCCAGTCCATCATCCGAACCCAGCCTGGAGCAGGAGCCCACCCAAAGGTTGATGGTGCTCTGAAGGGAGAAGCTGAGCAATCTGCAGTGCACCCCAGCGAGCACCTCTTCATCTGTGAGGAGTGTGGGCGCTGCAAGTGTGTCCCTTGCACTGCAGCTCGCCCTCTACCCTCCTGCTGGCTTTGCAACCAGCGTTGCCTTTGCTCTGCTGAGAGCCTCCTTGATTATGGCACTTGTCTCTGCTGTGTCAAGGGCCTCTTCTACCACTGCTCCACTGATGATGAAGACAACTGCGCCGATGAGCCCTGCTCCTGTGGGCCTAGCTCTTGCTTCATCCGCTGGGCAGCCATGAGCCTCATCTCCCTCTTCCTACCCTGCCTGTGCTGCTACCTGCCTACCCGTGGATGCCTCCatctgtgccagcagggctgtgATAGCCTCAGGCGACCAGGCTGCCGCTGTAAGAGGCACACTAATACCGTGTGCAGAAAAATCTCTTCTGGTGGTAGTGCACCCTTTCCCAAGGCCCAGGAAAAGTCTGTATGA